In one Terriglobales bacterium genomic region, the following are encoded:
- a CDS encoding trypsin-like peptidase domain-containing protein, with protein sequence MRTLRPLIFSVFLVLGFYLLTTHGGGFHLPVDKSWVTRPAKIEITEAAAPPNFDAEEQNNISVYRRVIPTVVNITSTAVAFDFFYGAVPQQGQGSGFIIDSDGHILTNNHVIAGARQVEVTLWNKKKYRAEVIGADRQKDLAVIQIPAKSLASATLGDSKILEVGQKVYAIGNPFGLSGTMTRGIISSIRSVRGPEGAAIDQAIQTDAAINPGNSGGPLLNSRGEVIGINSMILTGGVEQSAGVGFAIPINSAKAVLNDLVQFGRVRRPSLGIAGLLPIGPELADQMGLAADAGVLVQQVVPGGAADRAGMKGGRERAYLGNTPIYIGGDLIVQIDDQDIETPQDIANVLDNHHSGDVVKITVYRGKQKLTLNVTLDEMRGTQRAT encoded by the coding sequence ATGAGAACGTTACGTCCCCTGATTTTCTCGGTTTTTCTAGTGCTTGGCTTCTACTTGCTCACCACTCATGGCGGCGGGTTTCACCTGCCGGTGGATAAGAGTTGGGTAACGCGTCCTGCCAAAATTGAAATCACCGAAGCAGCCGCGCCCCCAAACTTCGATGCCGAAGAGCAGAACAACATCAGCGTGTATCGCAGGGTGATTCCCACTGTCGTAAACATTACTTCCACCGCAGTCGCCTTCGACTTCTTCTACGGAGCCGTGCCGCAACAGGGACAAGGGTCGGGATTCATTATCGACTCGGACGGTCATATCCTCACCAATAATCACGTAATTGCCGGAGCGCGCCAGGTAGAGGTCACGCTTTGGAACAAGAAAAAGTATCGCGCCGAGGTAATCGGGGCAGATCGTCAGAAAGATCTGGCAGTGATTCAAATTCCAGCAAAGAGCCTGGCATCGGCGACCCTAGGCGACTCCAAGATCCTTGAAGTTGGGCAAAAGGTGTATGCCATCGGAAATCCCTTTGGACTGAGCGGTACCATGACTCGCGGCATCATCAGCTCCATCCGTTCCGTGCGTGGGCCGGAGGGAGCCGCTATCGACCAGGCCATTCAGACCGATGCCGCTATTAATCCCGGCAACTCCGGCGGCCCGTTGCTGAACTCGCGCGGCGAAGTCATCGGCATCAATAGCATGATCTTGACCGGCGGCGTGGAGCAGAGCGCCGGCGTGGGCTTCGCCATCCCCATCAACTCAGCGAAGGCCGTGCTCAACGATCTCGTGCAGTTTGGCCGCGTGCGCCGTCCCAGTTTGGGAATCGCTGGATTACTTCCTATCGGCCCCGAACTCGCCGATCAAATGGGACTCGCCGCCGATGCCGGCGTACTCGTGCAACAGGTAGTGCCCGGAGGCGCTGCTGACCGAGCAGGGATGAAAGGCGGACGCGAACGGGCGTATCTCGGGAACACTCCGATTTATATCGGCGGAGATCTGATCGTGCAGATCGACGATCAGGACATCGAGACGCCACAAGACATCGCCAACGTGCTCGACAATCACCACTCGGGAGATGTTGTGAAGATAACCGTGTATCGGGGGAAGCAGAAGCTCACGTTGAACGTAACGCTTGACGAGATGCGCGGAACGCAACGGGCGACCTAG
- the coaE gene encoding dephospho-CoA kinase (Dephospho-CoA kinase (CoaE) performs the final step in coenzyme A biosynthesis.): protein MSLRVGLTGGLASGKTTVAQMFASRGAYVLYADKVGHELMEPGQPVYDEIIRHFGESIVNPDKRINRAKLAEIAFGTGRIEELNRIVHPAVGARLESWIDEMSEFDPRGVLVFEAALILEAGLGKYFDKLVVVTSQPQQKLERFAKRTLTGNLDDESSRAKVLSEAERRIGAQLSEQEKIAAADYVVDNSGEISQTERQVSKIHKELQQLAAARRLHSPA from the coding sequence ATGAGCTTGCGCGTCGGACTCACCGGCGGACTGGCGAGCGGCAAAACTACAGTTGCCCAGATGTTTGCCTCGCGGGGCGCATACGTTCTCTATGCCGACAAAGTTGGCCACGAACTCATGGAGCCTGGCCAGCCGGTCTACGACGAGATCATCAGACATTTCGGCGAATCGATCGTCAATCCTGACAAACGCATCAACCGCGCAAAGCTCGCGGAGATTGCCTTTGGCACCGGCAGAATCGAAGAATTGAATCGAATTGTGCATCCGGCCGTAGGAGCGCGACTGGAAAGCTGGATCGACGAGATGTCAGAGTTCGATCCTCGCGGGGTGCTCGTGTTCGAGGCTGCACTGATCCTTGAAGCCGGTTTAGGAAAGTATTTCGATAAGCTCGTGGTAGTCACCAGTCAGCCGCAGCAAAAATTGGAGCGGTTCGCGAAGCGCACTCTAACTGGCAACTTGGATGATGAATCTAGCCGCGCCAAAGTCTTATCTGAAGCCGAACGGCGTATCGGCGCGCAACTCTCCGAGCAGGAAAAAATTGCCGCGGCTGATTATGTAGTCGATAATTCTGGCGAAATTTCGCAGACGGAGCGCCAAGTCAGCAAGATTCATAAGGAGCTTCAACAGCTCGCGGCTGCGAGAAGGCTTCACTCGCCCGCGTAG
- a CDS encoding DUF6569 family protein, with translation MSRFKFSRFGLGVLVVTLACSSLIWGGMASPGYKVLNPISHGNLTIFPVVTSTTHDTSGFITLDEGIRSGEVVVTEAGSTGGLIRGPHRRIPVSSARVNSLVLVNNSKRPLILLAGEIVTGGKQDRVVAKDRVIPAESDPVDLGVFCVEPGRWTETSVQFSTMKSQMAQPSVRSKAMVAKDQQQVWNSVGEANAGVMGALTRSEAGTPGPPPPPPSSYAKTFDDERVRKAIADQAAPVEQSYSSSIRQLRDQHAVGVVVAVGGRIIWADLFASTALLEKYWPKLVRSYAAEAITTQRGPQTVSVAEAQQFLDRTEGNRQVIESEPGIYRQSETIASNFKLFTLASLLPGTGFDLHISKIADANAYAPEMGKLQ, from the coding sequence ATGTCCCGGTTTAAATTTTCCCGATTTGGACTCGGCGTCCTTGTCGTAACGCTCGCTTGCTCATCGCTGATATGGGGCGGCATGGCAAGTCCAGGTTACAAAGTCTTAAACCCGATTTCTCACGGAAATCTCACAATTTTTCCTGTCGTAACTTCAACCACCCACGACACTAGCGGCTTTATCACTCTCGATGAGGGAATCCGGTCAGGAGAGGTCGTCGTGACCGAAGCCGGCAGCACCGGCGGGCTCATTCGCGGTCCCCATCGCCGGATACCCGTCTCCAGTGCGCGCGTAAACAGCCTTGTGCTCGTGAACAACTCGAAGCGCCCACTCATCTTGCTGGCAGGAGAGATCGTTACCGGTGGCAAGCAGGACCGCGTGGTCGCGAAGGATCGCGTGATTCCTGCAGAGAGTGATCCCGTGGATTTAGGTGTCTTCTGCGTCGAGCCTGGACGCTGGACGGAAACGTCAGTTCAGTTTTCCACGATGAAGTCGCAAATGGCGCAGCCCAGCGTGCGTAGCAAAGCTATGGTCGCGAAGGATCAGCAGCAGGTGTGGAACTCCGTTGGAGAAGCGAACGCTGGAGTTATGGGCGCTCTCACGCGAAGCGAAGCAGGCACGCCCGGCCCACCGCCTCCACCTCCCTCCTCGTACGCAAAAACCTTTGACGACGAGAGGGTGCGGAAAGCCATTGCCGATCAAGCTGCTCCAGTCGAGCAATCGTACAGCTCTTCGATACGCCAATTGCGTGATCAGCACGCGGTCGGAGTAGTTGTAGCTGTTGGCGGAAGGATCATTTGGGCCGACCTCTTTGCCAGCACTGCTCTACTCGAGAAGTACTGGCCGAAACTGGTCCGCTCTTATGCCGCTGAAGCAATCACGACGCAACGCGGCCCGCAGACGGTAAGCGTTGCTGAAGCCCAGCAATTCCTCGATCGCACTGAAGGCAATCGCCAGGTGATCGAAAGTGAGCCTGGAATCTATCGGCAATCGGAGACGATTGCCTCGAATTTCAAACTATTCACGCTGGCGTCATTGCTTCCAGGCACCGGCTTTGATCTTCATATCAGCAAAATTGCCGACGCGAACGCATATGCTCCCGAAATGGGAAAGCTGCAGTAG
- a CDS encoding sigma-70 family RNA polymerase sigma factor, with the protein MPVVQSSRAEAATPAPIEARLAADLFERSGGSAYGLSLKQFVLVLENVVSRTDGVSGSSAQRIGVFLLALKLDELALAHGCAAGNQHAWDVFLTRYRESIYQSARSITRNEATGRELADSLYAELYGLGPAEDRRSKLALYSGRGSLAGWLRMVLAQSYINQIRTGKRLVSIEEEEEEHGRQFPAAPAESIAPMDSRLKDATDEVLAALSAEERFLFSSYFLDGRRLAEIGRTLGVHESTISRKMEKLLAEVRRRIRKGLERRGMSRRQADEALETDVRDLELDVAARLRPPAENSP; encoded by the coding sequence ATGCCTGTAGTCCAATCCAGCCGCGCCGAAGCCGCTACGCCAGCGCCAATTGAGGCACGTCTGGCGGCAGACCTGTTTGAGCGCAGCGGCGGATCGGCGTATGGACTATCCCTTAAACAGTTTGTGCTGGTTCTCGAGAACGTGGTGAGCCGGACCGACGGTGTAAGCGGCTCAAGCGCACAGCGCATCGGTGTTTTTCTTTTGGCGCTCAAACTGGACGAACTTGCGCTGGCACATGGTTGCGCCGCGGGAAATCAGCACGCCTGGGACGTGTTCCTTACACGGTACCGCGAATCGATTTATCAGTCGGCACGCAGCATCACCCGTAACGAGGCCACTGGACGCGAGTTAGCCGATTCCCTCTATGCTGAGCTATATGGTCTGGGTCCGGCAGAGGATCGCCGCTCGAAGCTGGCGCTCTACTCAGGCCGGGGCTCGCTTGCCGGATGGCTGCGCATGGTGCTCGCGCAGAGCTACATAAATCAGATCCGTACAGGGAAGCGTCTGGTGAGTATAGAAGAGGAAGAGGAGGAGCACGGAAGGCAATTTCCGGCGGCTCCCGCTGAGAGCATAGCCCCGATGGATTCGCGGCTAAAGGACGCTACTGACGAAGTGCTCGCGGCCCTTTCGGCTGAGGAGCGTTTCCTGTTCTCGTCGTATTTTCTCGATGGACGACGCTTGGCCGAGATTGGGCGAACCTTGGGCGTGCACGAGTCCACAATCAGCAGGAAAATGGAGAAGCTGCTTGCCGAAGTCCGTAGGCGGATTCGCAAGGGACTCGAACGGCGCGGGATGAGCCGTCGCCAGGCGGATGAGGCCTTGGAGACGGACGTCCGCGATTTGGAGTTGGATGTCGCGGCGCGTCTGCGGCCACCAGCAGAGAACAGCCCGTAA
- a CDS encoding GIY-YIG nuclease family protein translates to MLTTLIAACAAFSRCIRISRRKHLYSVYIVASRSGVLYTGITSDLEHRVWQHKNGTFEGFTKKYKCNRLVCFERYDQVQTAIGREKQIKGWTRAKKITLIESMNPRWQDLSEHWGWRFLVNGQSMKEVDEADARKIKLQIGSSPKATGSN, encoded by the coding sequence ATGCTTACGACTTTAATTGCGGCTTGTGCGGCTTTTTCTCGATGCATTAGAATTTCCCGCCGCAAACATCTCTACTCGGTCTACATCGTGGCAAGCCGCTCGGGTGTGCTCTACACGGGAATCACGAGCGATCTTGAGCATCGGGTGTGGCAACACAAGAACGGGACCTTTGAAGGCTTCACTAAGAAGTACAAGTGCAATCGGCTGGTGTGTTTCGAACGATACGACCAAGTGCAAACCGCGATTGGACGAGAAAAGCAAATTAAGGGTTGGACAAGAGCGAAGAAGATTACCCTGATCGAATCAATGAACCCGCGCTGGCAAGACCTGAGCGAGCATTGGGGATGGAGGTTTCTGGTGAATGGGCAATCGATGAAAGAGGTCGACGAAGCAGACGCTCGAAAGATAAAGCTCCAGATCGGTTCGTCGCCAAAAGCCACAGGCAGCAATTGA
- a CDS encoding bifunctional 5,10-methylenetetrahydrofolate dehydrogenase/5,10-methenyltetrahydrofolate cyclohydrolase — protein sequence MPMQTSHALATILDGTKIAAQIKEEVAVQVKELAAHGIRPGLAAVLAGNDPASEIYVRNKVRACEQLGIYSDKLTPPDSVTTDEMLELVDDLNRRDDIDGILVQLPLPPQVDSKRVLLAVSPEKDVDGFHPVNVGYLSTQRPGLSPCTPAGVIEILKRSKIEISGRDAIVLGRSDIVGKPVAMMLINNNATVMVCHSRTVDLAAHTRQADILVAAIGKPAMVTPDMVKPGATVIDVGINRVMDKNKVCEYFGDDPKRLEEFAKKGSTLVGDVHPRVAEIAGAITPVPGGVGPLTIAMLMSNTVKAARLRRGLPVQ from the coding sequence ATGCCCATGCAGACTTCGCACGCCCTGGCTACTATCCTCGACGGCACTAAGATCGCTGCACAAATTAAAGAGGAAGTAGCGGTCCAGGTGAAGGAACTGGCCGCCCATGGAATTCGGCCTGGGCTGGCCGCGGTTCTGGCCGGCAACGACCCCGCCTCTGAGATCTACGTCCGCAATAAGGTGCGCGCATGCGAACAGCTCGGGATTTACAGCGACAAGCTAACACCGCCGGATTCCGTCACAACTGATGAAATGCTTGAGCTCGTGGACGATTTGAATCGGCGGGACGACATCGACGGTATCCTGGTCCAGCTTCCCCTGCCGCCACAGGTGGATTCAAAGCGCGTGCTGCTGGCAGTCTCGCCGGAAAAGGATGTGGATGGCTTTCATCCCGTGAACGTCGGGTATCTCTCCACACAGCGCCCCGGTCTAAGTCCATGCACTCCAGCAGGAGTGATTGAAATCCTCAAGCGCAGCAAGATCGAGATCTCGGGACGTGATGCCATCGTGTTAGGCCGCAGTGACATCGTGGGCAAACCGGTCGCCATGATGCTGATTAACAACAATGCCACGGTGATGGTCTGCCACAGCCGCACTGTCGACCTCGCAGCCCACACTCGGCAAGCCGACATTCTTGTGGCAGCGATCGGCAAACCTGCAATGGTGACTCCAGACATGGTCAAGCCGGGCGCGACGGTGATCGACGTCGGAATCAACCGCGTGATGGACAAAAACAAGGTATGCGAATACTTCGGCGACGATCCCAAGCGTCTGGAAGAGTTCGCGAAGAAAGGATCGACGCTGGTTGGCGACGTCCACCCGCGCGTCGCCGAAATTGCTGGAGCTATTACCCCAGTACCCGGCGGAGTTGGCCCCCTGACCATCGCGATGCTGATGTCCAATACCGTGAAGGCTGCGCGGCTGCGCCGCGGATTGCCGGTGCAATGA
- a CDS encoding zf-HC2 domain-containing protein, which yields MDRFSNILKQRLEATQSVQAAHPSSDTLVAFVERGLTGSQRETVLAHLSVCPECREAVTLATPEAGMAAAQAPTYSFSRLLQFPAAMRWASLAAALAVAVGVGMIAYEHEPRQQLATFSVPQEKANPAASSTATQADENMKSDRLQSPLGKSEAPTPLNEPAKPVSRNAEMRRDRVLAKKQAGTGGIIAAIASTQPFASDNKEKDKYELRAKTLPSAPEAQPGFADARAAEADLVPAPAAPLSRNASVSAEATSSDSHNNVAGAKQKPLVRAGNVSEALVGTALVEAQASPVEMQSPPAKGMNVLAASGSTAKARRAYGMFAFVHWTISAAGKLQRRAVDGTLTIVEPVRGAIIRAVAAEGIEVWAGGSQSPPSPKSVHPHSLLFHSSDAGETWSTIDGPWQGSIERVNLAGLNSLTVVTTDGTWNTGDGGKSWSKP from the coding sequence TTGGATCGCTTTAGCAACATCCTGAAACAACGGCTTGAAGCCACGCAGTCGGTGCAAGCAGCCCATCCCTCGTCGGACACTCTCGTGGCCTTCGTCGAGCGTGGACTGACTGGCAGCCAGCGCGAGACTGTGTTGGCGCACCTCTCCGTCTGTCCTGAGTGTCGCGAAGCTGTTACGCTGGCAACGCCTGAAGCCGGAATGGCCGCTGCCCAAGCGCCCACCTATTCGTTTAGTCGCCTGTTGCAATTTCCAGCCGCCATGCGGTGGGCGTCGTTGGCGGCGGCATTGGCCGTGGCTGTTGGTGTCGGAATGATCGCTTACGAGCATGAACCCCGGCAGCAACTTGCGACCTTCAGCGTTCCTCAGGAGAAAGCGAATCCTGCCGCAAGTAGCACAGCAACTCAGGCGGACGAAAACATGAAGTCCGACAGGCTGCAATCCCCTCTAGGCAAGTCTGAAGCACCTACGCCGCTTAATGAGCCAGCCAAGCCGGTGTCACGAAATGCGGAAATGAGGCGCGATCGGGTTCTCGCAAAGAAGCAGGCCGGAACAGGCGGAATCATTGCGGCCATAGCTTCAACCCAGCCTTTTGCGTCAGACAACAAAGAGAAGGATAAATACGAGCTTCGCGCCAAGACTCTCCCGTCCGCACCGGAGGCTCAACCTGGCTTCGCGGACGCGCGAGCTGCGGAGGCTGATCTCGTCCCCGCTCCGGCAGCACCTTTATCGCGCAACGCCTCCGTGAGTGCGGAGGCAACATCCTCGGACAGCCACAACAACGTGGCTGGAGCCAAGCAGAAGCCGTTGGTTCGTGCTGGCAATGTTTCGGAAGCCCTAGTTGGAACAGCTCTAGTCGAAGCCCAAGCCTCTCCCGTAGAAATGCAATCCCCGCCTGCGAAAGGCATGAATGTGTTGGCCGCCAGCGGTTCTACTGCGAAAGCAAGGCGAGCTTATGGGATGTTTGCATTCGTTCACTGGACAATCTCTGCAGCCGGAAAGCTCCAACGGCGCGCGGTCGATGGCACTCTGACCATCGTAGAGCCGGTGCGTGGCGCGATCATACGTGCAGTCGCAGCCGAGGGAATCGAAGTCTGGGCCGGAGGCTCACAGTCACCGCCGAGCCCAAAGAGCGTACACCCGCATTCGCTGCTTTTTCACAGCTCAGACGCCGGGGAGACTTGGAGCACCATCGACGGTCCTTGGCAAGGATCGATTGAGCGAGTGAACCTCGCCGGGTTAAACAGTCTCACCGTCGTCACCACCGACGGCACCTGGAACACTGGGGATGGTGGAAAGAGCTGGAGTAAGCCGTAG